A stretch of Brevundimonas naejangsanensis DNA encodes these proteins:
- a CDS encoding HepT-like ribonuclease domain-containing protein → MSERDRLHLQEMIGAIDELAVQTAGGEQESWIEDRTRVAAASMYLIVLGEGAQNLSETMKVQTPDVPWANIAGLRHRLAHSYFRADRRLIWQAASDHAQALKPVLERLLQSLGPEPL, encoded by the coding sequence TTGTCTGAACGCGACCGGCTGCACCTGCAGGAAATGATCGGAGCGATCGACGAACTGGCCGTGCAAACGGCGGGCGGCGAGCAGGAAAGCTGGATCGAAGATCGAACACGTGTCGCTGCCGCATCAATGTATCTGATCGTGCTCGGCGAAGGCGCGCAAAACCTGTCCGAGACTATGAAAGTTCAGACCCCGGATGTTCCCTGGGCCAATATCGCGGGCCTTCGCCACAGGTTGGCCCATAGCTACTTCCGGGCAGACAGGCGGCTGATCTGGCAGGCGGCGTCGGATCACGCCCAGGCCTTGAAGCCTGTTCTGGAGCGCTTGCTGCAGTCCCTGGGTCCCGAACCGCTCTGA
- a CDS encoding vWA domain-containing protein yields the protein MLLPFFTALREAKVPVSLKEWLHLMEAMDKGVGGRDIEAFYHLSRALLVKDEKHYDRFDQVFGKVFKGLEGVGPGEEITADIPEDWLRLLTEKFLTDEEKAQIEALGGFDKLMETLKQRLEEQKERHQGGNRWIGTGGTSPFGHGGYNPEGVRIGGPGRHGRAVKVWEKREYRNLDDTVELGTRNIKVALRRLRRFAREGAAEELDIDGTIDGTARQGWLDIHMRPERRNTIKVLLFLDVGGSMDGHIQLCEELFSAARTEFKNLEFFYFHNCLYEGVWKDNRRRHSERIPTWDLIHKYPGDWRAIFVGDATMSPYEITMPGGSVEHWNEEAGAVWLKRAREQWGKSVWLNPVPERHWAYTPSVGLIGEVMEHRMFPLTLEGLERAMRTLAR from the coding sequence ATGCTCCTGCCCTTCTTCACCGCCCTGCGCGAGGCCAAGGTGCCTGTGTCGCTCAAGGAATGGCTCCATCTGATGGAGGCCATGGACAAGGGCGTGGGGGGACGTGACATCGAGGCCTTCTACCACCTGTCGCGCGCCCTCCTGGTCAAGGACGAGAAGCACTATGACCGCTTCGACCAGGTGTTCGGCAAGGTGTTCAAGGGGCTGGAGGGCGTCGGTCCCGGCGAGGAGATCACCGCCGACATCCCCGAGGACTGGCTGCGGCTGCTGACCGAGAAGTTCCTGACGGACGAGGAGAAGGCCCAGATCGAGGCTCTGGGCGGCTTCGATAAGCTAATGGAGACGCTGAAGCAGCGGCTGGAGGAGCAGAAGGAGCGCCACCAGGGCGGCAATCGCTGGATCGGCACCGGCGGAACCAGCCCCTTCGGCCACGGCGGCTACAACCCCGAAGGCGTCCGCATCGGCGGCCCCGGCCGCCACGGCCGCGCGGTCAAGGTCTGGGAGAAGCGCGAGTACCGCAACCTGGACGACACGGTCGAACTGGGCACGCGCAACATCAAGGTCGCCCTGCGTCGCCTGCGCCGGTTCGCCCGCGAAGGCGCGGCCGAGGAACTGGACATCGACGGCACCATCGACGGCACGGCGCGTCAGGGCTGGCTGGACATCCACATGCGGCCCGAGCGACGCAACACCATCAAGGTGCTGCTGTTCCTGGATGTCGGCGGCTCGATGGACGGCCACATCCAGCTGTGCGAGGAGCTGTTCTCGGCCGCGCGGACCGAGTTCAAGAACCTGGAGTTCTTCTACTTCCACAACTGCCTCTACGAAGGCGTGTGGAAAGACAACCGACGCCGTCACAGCGAACGCATCCCGACCTGGGACCTGATCCATAAATACCCCGGCGACTGGCGCGCCATCTTCGTCGGCGACGCGACCATGTCGCCCTATGAGATCACCATGCCCGGCGGCTCGGTCGAGCATTGGAACGAGGAAGCCGGCGCGGTCTGGCTGAAACGCGCCCGCGAACAGTGGGGCAAGTCCGTCTGGCTGAACCCCGTGCCCGAGCGGCACTGGGCCTACACCCCCTCGGTCGGCCTGATCGGCGAGGTGATGGAGCACCGCATGTTCCCCCTGACGCTGGAGGGGCTGGAGCGAGCGATGCGGACGCTGGCGCGCTGA